A window from Zingiber officinale cultivar Zhangliang chromosome 7A, Zo_v1.1, whole genome shotgun sequence encodes these proteins:
- the LOC121999705 gene encoding uncharacterized protein LOC121999705: MEKLSRRLERAARSRNDINVLYESPLFNKVLEGGAPEVYFTINGTTYTKGYYLTDGIYPTWATFVKSFPCPEDPKRKKFKERQEAARKDVKRAFGVLQARWAIVRGPVRYWSRDILRDIMYTCIILHNMIIEDEGDAVSNWMGDEENHLTPVKQGSTPEFQEYIWRNCELRDSETHHQLRADLVEHIWALDENNQ, from the exons ATGGAAAAATTGTCCCGTCGCTTGGAGAG AGCTGCGAGATCACGTAATGATATAAATGTGCTTTACGAATCACCTCTATTCAACAAAGTTTTGGAAGGAGGTGCACCAGAGGTTTATTTTACAATAAATGGCACGACATATACTAAAGGATATTATCTAACAGATGGGATTTACCCAACTTGGGCTACCTTCGTCAAGAGTTTTCCATGTCCCGAGGATCCAAAGAGAAAAAAGTTCAAGGAAAGACAAGAGGCTGCAAGAAAAGATGTCAAGCGGGCATTTGGAGTTCTCCAAGCTCGTTGGGCAATAGTCAGAGGTCCAGTACGATATTGGTCGAGAGATATATTGAGAGATATCATGTATACGTGCATTATTTTGCACAATATGATTATTGAAGATGAAGGAGATGCAGTATCTAATTGGATGGGAGATGAAGAAAATCATCTGACGCCGGTAAAACAAGGCTCCACACCCGAATTCCAAGAATACATCTGGAGAAATTGCGAGTTGCGTGACAGTGAAACACATCATCAACTTCGAGCTGACTTGGTTGAACATATATGGGCACTTGATGAAAATAATCAATGA